In Drosophila innubila isolate TH190305 chromosome 2R unlocalized genomic scaffold, UK_Dinn_1.0 1_C_2R, whole genome shotgun sequence, the following are encoded in one genomic region:
- the LOC117784575 gene encoding dynein assembly factor 3, axonemal homolog isoform X1: protein MFWGLSSALDLYAEYVQAFKLPDDAADAPVAGQPTEMNILICGGADPRHVIKTLAKRYTHGCKPKLNFYVLDACVEIVARNMLILGLALEPPESFSLVCKTHLFMDIYGNSLMRPSSHHYMAAKGLTLLRMICDEELRQRLAPIFNIDAFKYRERDGLEMTFNYWRHPEEIFDIQRCWEHRVRSLLGPRYDHRQGAFDWDLSMTLKDREGQQICSQEYRYWRECGVAFVFPEYEHCKPNKTFAAGLTRNGRNYVHRGYVGDIQTGPFCAFGLRSSEERMHHSQHGENDYRATDVTERNLLELFHELQTQSTYEHDKTISRRYGQTQLLMTPLLSYNECDITEGQQKYDKPWIPVPDVQIHFMSIMDILELQKGTRWQDHFDIAFMAYNYNTYLSKQFLGALRERALFVMETKLMTVERKEHVQKFETKIRDLLKEAGLKPCINYQAINAKNMLLKYKKTLGGEVDDNMPEEESNELNEEDSNEMGLYITEIQEEKADEIEIKQQIQLNEEQPDGTSSEQTKREDLENVEKLKESNKMGLYTSEIQKVQTEEIEIKQQIQLNERQPDGISTKQEDLETEEKLKEEDTQLKKDINE from the coding sequence ATGTTTTGGGGTCTCAGCTCGGCACTCGATTTATACGCGGAATATGTGCAGGCCTTTAAGCTGCCGGATGATGCTGCAGACGCTCCAGTGGCAGGTCAACCCACTGAAATGAATATACTCATTTGTGGAGGCGCCGATCCGCGACATGTGATCAAAACGCTGGCCAAACGCTATACACATGGTTGTAAGCCGAAGCTGAATTTCTATGTGCTGGATGCCTGTGTGGAGATTGTGGCCAGGAATATGCTGATACTTGGCCTGGCACTGGAACCACCGGAATCCTTCAGTTTGGTGTGCAAGACGCATCTGTTTATGGACATCTATGGCAACTCGCTAATGCGACCCAGCTCCCATCATTATATGGCTGCCAAGGGACTCACTCTGTTGCGCATGATCTGCGATGAGGAGCTGCGTCAGCGTCTGGCGCCCATCTTCAACATTGATGCCTTTAAGTACAGGGAGCGTGATGGCCTCGAAATGACCTTTAACTATTGGCGACATCCGGAGGAGATCTTCGATATACAACGCTGCTGGGAGCATCGTGTGCGCTCTCTGCTGGGACCACGTTACGATCATCGGCAGGGCGCCTTTGACTGGGATCTGAGCATGACCCTCAAGGATCGCGAGGGACAACAGATTTGCTCGCAGGAGTATCGCTACTGGCGGGAATGTGGCGTTGCCTTTGTCTTTCCGGAATATGAGCACTGCAAGCCGAACAAAACCTTTGCCGCCGGTCTCACCCGGAATGGACGCAACTATGTGCATCGCGGCTATGTGGGTGACATCCAAACCGGTCCCTTCTGTGCCTTTGGACTGCGCAGCTCCGAGGAGCGTATGCATCACTCTCAGCACGGCGAGAATGACTATCGTGCCACAGATGTAACTGAGCGCAATCTGCTCGAGCTGTTCCATGAGCTGCAAACACAATCCACCTATGAGCACGACAAGACCATCTCCAGGCGTTATGGCCAAACACAGCTGCTGATGACGCCCCTGCTCTCCTACAACGAATGCGACATCACCGAGGGACAGCAGAAATATGACAAGCCCTGGATTCCAGTGCCCGATGTGCAGATTCACTTCATGTCCATCATGGACATACTGGAACTGCAAAAGGGAACCCGTTGGCAGGATCATTTCGACATTGCTTTTATGGCCTACAATTACAATACCTATCTGAGCAAGCAGTTCCTTGGCGCTCTGCGTGAGCGGGCGCTCTTTGTGATGGAGACAAAGCTGATGACAGTGGAGCGCAAGGAGCACGTTCAAAAGTTTGAGACGAAAATCAGGGATTTGCTTAAGGAAGCTGGCTTAAAGCCGTGTATCAACTATCAGGCAATAAATGCTAAGAATATGCTATTGAAGTACAAAAAGACATTAGGCGGCGAGGTAGATGATAATATGCCAGAGGAAGAGTCCAACGAACTAAATGAGGAAGACTCTAATGAAATGGGTTTATATATAACCGAGATACAGGAAGAAAAAGCGGACGAGATAGAGATAAAGCAGCAAATTCAGCTGAATGAAGAGCAACCAGATGGAACTTCAAGTGAACAGACTAAGCGAGAAGATCTCGAGAATGTGGAGAAACTGAaagaatcaaataaaatgggATTATATACATCAGAGATACAGAAAGTGCAAACGGAGGAGATAGAAATTAAGCAGCAAATCCAGCTGAATGAAAGACAACCAGATGGGATTTCAACTAAGCAAGAAGATCTGGAGACTGAGGAGAAACTGAAAGAGGAAGATACACAACTGAAGAAAGATATTAATGAATAg
- the LOC117784575 gene encoding dynein assembly factor 3, axonemal homolog isoform X2 has protein sequence MFWGLSSALDLYAEYVQAFKLPDDAADAPVAGQPTEMNILICGGADPRHVIKTLAKRYTHGCKPKLNFYVLDACVEIVARNMLILGLALEPPESFSLVCKTHLFMDIYGNSLMRPSSHHYMAAKGLTLLRMICDEELRQRLAPIFNIDAFKYRERDGLEMTFNYWRHPEEIFDIQRCWEHRVRSLLGPRYDHRQGAFDWDLSMTLKDREGQQICSQEYRYWRECGVAFVFPEYEHCKPNKTFAAGLTRNGRNYVHRGYVGDIQTGPFCAFGLRSSEERMHHSQHGENDYRATDVTERNLLELFHELQTQSTYEHDKTISRRYGQTQLLMTPLLSYNECDITEGQQKYDKPWIPVPDVQIHFMSIMDILELQKGTRWQDHFDIAFMAYNYNTYLSKQFLGALRERALFVMETKLMTVERKEHVQKFETKIRDLLKEAGLKPCINYQAINAKNMLLKYKKTLGGEVDDNMPEEESNELNEEDSNEMGLYITEIQEEKADEIEIKQQIQLNEEQPDGTSSEQTKQEDLETVKQLKGKILMNNCIHN, from the exons ATGTTTTGGGGTCTCAGCTCGGCACTCGATTTATACGCGGAATATGTGCAGGCCTTTAAGCTGCCGGATGATGCTGCAGACGCTCCAGTGGCAGGTCAACCCACTGAAATGAATATACTCATTTGTGGAGGCGCCGATCCGCGACATGTGATCAAAACGCTGGCCAAACGCTATACACATGGTTGTAAGCCGAAGCTGAATTTCTATGTGCTGGATGCCTGTGTGGAGATTGTGGCCAGGAATATGCTGATACTTGGCCTGGCACTGGAACCACCGGAATCCTTCAGTTTGGTGTGCAAGACGCATCTGTTTATGGACATCTATGGCAACTCGCTAATGCGACCCAGCTCCCATCATTATATGGCTGCCAAGGGACTCACTCTGTTGCGCATGATCTGCGATGAGGAGCTGCGTCAGCGTCTGGCGCCCATCTTCAACATTGATGCCTTTAAGTACAGGGAGCGTGATGGCCTCGAAATGACCTTTAACTATTGGCGACATCCGGAGGAGATCTTCGATATACAACGCTGCTGGGAGCATCGTGTGCGCTCTCTGCTGGGACCACGTTACGATCATCGGCAGGGCGCCTTTGACTGGGATCTGAGCATGACCCTCAAGGATCGCGAGGGACAACAGATTTGCTCGCAGGAGTATCGCTACTGGCGGGAATGTGGCGTTGCCTTTGTCTTTCCGGAATATGAGCACTGCAAGCCGAACAAAACCTTTGCCGCCGGTCTCACCCGGAATGGACGCAACTATGTGCATCGCGGCTATGTGGGTGACATCCAAACCGGTCCCTTCTGTGCCTTTGGACTGCGCAGCTCCGAGGAGCGTATGCATCACTCTCAGCACGGCGAGAATGACTATCGTGCCACAGATGTAACTGAGCGCAATCTGCTCGAGCTGTTCCATGAGCTGCAAACACAATCCACCTATGAGCACGACAAGACCATCTCCAGGCGTTATGGCCAAACACAGCTGCTGATGACGCCCCTGCTCTCCTACAACGAATGCGACATCACCGAGGGACAGCAGAAATATGACAAGCCCTGGATTCCAGTGCCCGATGTGCAGATTCACTTCATGTCCATCATGGACATACTGGAACTGCAAAAGGGAACCCGTTGGCAGGATCATTTCGACATTGCTTTTATGGCCTACAATTACAATACCTATCTGAGCAAGCAGTTCCTTGGCGCTCTGCGTGAGCGGGCGCTCTTTGTGATGGAGACAAAGCTGATGACAGTGGAGCGCAAGGAGCACGTTCAAAAGTTTGAGACGAAAATCAGGGATTTGCTTAAGGAAGCTGGCTTAAAGCCGTGTATCAACTATCAGGCAATAAATGCTAAGAATATGCTATTGAAGTACAAAAAGACATTAGGCGGCGAGGTAGATGATAATATGCCAGAGGAAGAGTCCAACGAACTAAATGAGGAAGACTCTAATGAAATGGGTTTATATATAACCGAGATACAGGAAGAAAAAGCGGACGAGATAGAGATAAAGCAGCAAATTCAGCTGAATGAAGAGCAACCAGATGGAACTTCAAGTGAACAGACTA AGCAAGAAGATCTCGAGACTGTGAAGCAACTGAAAGGAAAGATATTAATGAATAATTGTATACATAATTAG
- the LOC117784575 gene encoding dynein assembly factor 3, axonemal homolog isoform X3 yields MFWGLSSALDLYAEYVQAFKLPDDAADAPVAGQPTEMNILICGGADPRHVIKTLAKRYTHGCKPKLNFYVLDACVEIVARNMLILGLALEPPESFSLVCKTHLFMDIYGNSLMRPSSHHYMAAKGLTLLRMICDEELRQRLAPIFNIDAFKYRERDGLEMTFNYWRHPEEIFDIQRCWEHRVRSLLGPRYDHRQGAFDWDLSMTLKDREGQQICSQEYRYWRECGVAFVFPEYEHCKPNKTFAAGLTRNGRNYVHRGYVGDIQTGPFCAFGLRSSEERMHHSQHGENDYRATDVTERNLLELFHELQTQSTYEHDKTISRRYGQTQLLMTPLLSYNECDITEGQQKYDKPWIPVPDVQIHFMSIMDILELQKGTRWQDHFDIAFMAYNYNTYLSKQFLGALRERALFVMETKLMTVERKEHVQKFETKIRDLLKEAGLKPCINYQAINAKNMLLKYKKTLGGEVDDNMPEEESNELNEEDSNEMGLYITEIQEEKADEIEIKQQIQLNEEQPDGISTKQEDLETEEKLKEEDTQLKKDINE; encoded by the exons ATGTTTTGGGGTCTCAGCTCGGCACTCGATTTATACGCGGAATATGTGCAGGCCTTTAAGCTGCCGGATGATGCTGCAGACGCTCCAGTGGCAGGTCAACCCACTGAAATGAATATACTCATTTGTGGAGGCGCCGATCCGCGACATGTGATCAAAACGCTGGCCAAACGCTATACACATGGTTGTAAGCCGAAGCTGAATTTCTATGTGCTGGATGCCTGTGTGGAGATTGTGGCCAGGAATATGCTGATACTTGGCCTGGCACTGGAACCACCGGAATCCTTCAGTTTGGTGTGCAAGACGCATCTGTTTATGGACATCTATGGCAACTCGCTAATGCGACCCAGCTCCCATCATTATATGGCTGCCAAGGGACTCACTCTGTTGCGCATGATCTGCGATGAGGAGCTGCGTCAGCGTCTGGCGCCCATCTTCAACATTGATGCCTTTAAGTACAGGGAGCGTGATGGCCTCGAAATGACCTTTAACTATTGGCGACATCCGGAGGAGATCTTCGATATACAACGCTGCTGGGAGCATCGTGTGCGCTCTCTGCTGGGACCACGTTACGATCATCGGCAGGGCGCCTTTGACTGGGATCTGAGCATGACCCTCAAGGATCGCGAGGGACAACAGATTTGCTCGCAGGAGTATCGCTACTGGCGGGAATGTGGCGTTGCCTTTGTCTTTCCGGAATATGAGCACTGCAAGCCGAACAAAACCTTTGCCGCCGGTCTCACCCGGAATGGACGCAACTATGTGCATCGCGGCTATGTGGGTGACATCCAAACCGGTCCCTTCTGTGCCTTTGGACTGCGCAGCTCCGAGGAGCGTATGCATCACTCTCAGCACGGCGAGAATGACTATCGTGCCACAGATGTAACTGAGCGCAATCTGCTCGAGCTGTTCCATGAGCTGCAAACACAATCCACCTATGAGCACGACAAGACCATCTCCAGGCGTTATGGCCAAACACAGCTGCTGATGACGCCCCTGCTCTCCTACAACGAATGCGACATCACCGAGGGACAGCAGAAATATGACAAGCCCTGGATTCCAGTGCCCGATGTGCAGATTCACTTCATGTCCATCATGGACATACTGGAACTGCAAAAGGGAACCCGTTGGCAGGATCATTTCGACATTGCTTTTATGGCCTACAATTACAATACCTATCTGAGCAAGCAGTTCCTTGGCGCTCTGCGTGAGCGGGCGCTCTTTGTGATGGAGACAAAGCTGATGACAGTGGAGCGCAAGGAGCACGTTCAAAAGTTTGAGACGAAAATCAGGGATTTGCTTAAGGAAGCTGGCTTAAAGCCGTGTATCAACTATCAGGCAATAAATGCTAAGAATATGCTATTGAAGTACAAAAAGACATTAGGCGGCGAGGTAGATGATAATATGCCAGAGGAAGAGTCCAACGAACTAAATGAGGAAGACTCTAATGAAATGGGTTTATATATAACCGAGATACAGGAAGAAAAAGCGGACGAGATAGAGATAAAGCAGCAAATTCAGCTGAATGAAGA ACAACCAGATGGGATTTCAACTAAGCAAGAAGATCTGGAGACTGAGGAGAAACTGAAAGAGGAAGATACACAACTGAAGAAAGATATTAATGAATAg